In Anser cygnoides isolate HZ-2024a breed goose chromosome 30, Taihu_goose_T2T_genome, whole genome shotgun sequence, the genomic stretch gagggcagcgtgtggcaggacagatctgcaggctcttggcactgtgagtctctggcagcagggccatacaggtggggttgccagaggggtcttctacagctggcacatccgatggcTGATAGCGGCTGTTGGGATGTCTGTTTCTCCAGCGAGGAGTAGAAGATGCTTTAGTGAATGGCATTTATAAGGAGGCATTTGAAGGGGAAGACTGAGGCTTGGTTAATCTGAGATTTTTggattctgtgctttcagattcctgttGTGGAGGGGAATCTGAGTGAATCTGAGCACATAGACTGTGGGATGgggtctgtgagcatggacagggaggagacgtggggacacagaagcggctcccagcagggacacgggcaggcagcagggacatgggcaggcggtgaaagggagctgctgccagaaatgctgtgcgagggagggctcaggcacctccctgggaCAAtcgctgctctcctctcccaccagcacagggcagctgagaacagaactgatggacagactggctgtgCTCTCTGAAGTACACTCTGCACCAGAGGAATAGTATCTGTGACACTGAGGATCCACAAGGTTTCATTTGTAGTGCAGCAGGAATGACAgtatagaaaaaagaaatcgcCATAGCCCTTGTCTGCCGTTAGGGGACTTGGGAGTAAAAATTTGTTCACATCAAGAGTTAAAATAATCTGAGAATACTCCATGTTcctctttacttctttttatagGTCAGGACTGTTAACTACACTGCCCACAGCAGAGTCCCCTCCTCCCAGGGACAGCCTCAGGCAGCCCCAGTCAGAGCTCGTGAAAGGGACCTGCCGAATGTCTGGTTAATAGGCTGAAATTGAATCACATATTAACAGACaattctgttgtattttcttactGCCTTTTCCCTCTTTGGTCAGAACCCCATGCCCAGAACCAGCAAATGCCCAACATCAGCcctgtgagcgagttcctcctgctggcattcgcagacacgcgggagctgcagctcctgcacttcgggctcttcctgggcatctacctggctgccctcctgggcaacggcctcatcctcaccgccgtagcctgcgaccaccgcctccacacccccatgtacttcttcctcctcaacctcgccctcctcgacctgggctgcatctccaccactctgcccaaagccatggtcaatgccctctgggacaccagggtcatctcctatcaagggtgtgctgcacaggtcttcttttctgtcttcttggttggagcagagtattcccttctcaccatcatgtcctacgaccgctacgttgccatctgcaagcccctgcactacgggagcctcgtgggcagcagagcttgtgcccagatggcagcagctgcctggggctgtgGCTTTCTGCATGCAGtgctgcacacggccactacattttccgtgcccctctgccaaggcaatgctgtggaccagttcttctgtgaaatcccccagatcctcaagctctcctgctcagatgcctacctcagggacgttggggcacttgtgtttagtgtttctttagtctttggttgttttgtcttcattgtgctgtcctatgtgcagatcttcagggcagtgctgaggatgccctctgagcagggccggcacaaagccttttccacgtgcctccctcacctggccgtggtctccctctttatCAGCACTATCATGTTTGCACActtgaagcccccctccatctcttccccatccctggacctgctggtggcagttttatatgtggtagtacctccagcagtgaaccccctcatctacagcatgaggaaccaggacctgaaagacacactgaagaaaatgcttctaGTGGTAATATTTACTTAGCAATGATTTGGTTATCtcacttttctactttttttttttagttaatctGAGCCAAATTTGACCTTTATGTGCAGTATTGTTTGTAATTCTCTTTGcagttaaatatttgctttcattcctcttttccagatgacCAACCCTTCGTTTGACTGAGattttttctgtaaacatgtttattcctaaatgacACCTGGTCTCCATTGTGGCATCTGGGTACTAAAAGTGAAGTTGCTcagtgctcagggctcttcttcccAAAGTGGAGTGCAGAAGATGCTCAGGGAATGCCAGGCTCAAGGCCTCACTCATGTGCTTGGGTGCCACCGGGACACAGGGGCACgagggcacggggtggggggtgagggagtCAGGGCTGGACTGAGACGTCACTGGTGGATTCTCAGTGCCCCTGGAGGCCCTGACTGGTCAAGAAGCATCTTCCTGGGATTGAAACGTGACAGGGCTGGTGGCATCAGGGAGGTATCGGGAGCCACCAGGATACCCTAAGGGTTCTCCTGGGGTGCCGTGTGCCTTGTGTTGGGTGGGCAGCGAGTGGGTCTTCACAGTAAAGCCAAGCCAAAGGATGCACGGGCTGATGggagctctgcaatgccaggacaCACAGCGAGGCCACAGCACAAAGGTCTCAGAGACCTTCAGTGAACAAGCGGAAAGGACCTAGACTGGGTGACCAGGCAAGGaccgggaggtggggagaggtgggcaggggctgggctgggctgggcagtgcccggcagagggcagcagcagcgtcagggagcggtggcagcatgcaggggagggctcccagcagggcttggtgctgcagagccagggctggggaagggagccccgagctgcaggggcaggggacacgaggccgctcggggtccttgctggcctgggcagagcaggaagggggtccagggcattcgtcccctcaccgcagcctgccacgacctgcatGGCGCTCACGGagcgtccagggccaggctctgccccgtggtgcacAGGAAGAGggcaaagcttttctgaaaaagagactgaaactgaaaaaggtccctccgctgccccgtggtgtgacagggccagggtgggacacgttacctttatttgatgtagttcttgtgtaatttgcattggtgatggcacaaaaagacagttccttcaccagtgatgtacatccttcttcatgttaggacacaactcaacgtccttcactctgctttatctcacagatgaactggattaggtctccttgattactctgaggcacagtgcagtgctttttcc encodes the following:
- the LOC136787664 gene encoding olfactory receptor 14C36-like, whose protein sequence is MERGIRYLRELAMLEVIDKPHAQNQQMPNISPVSEFLLLAFADTRELQLLHFGLFLGIYLAALLGNGLILTAVACDHRLHTPMYFFLLNLALLDLGCISTTLPKAMVNALWDTRVISYQGCAAQVFFSVFLVGAEYSLLTIMSYDRYVAICKPLHYGSLVGSRACAQMAAAAWGCGFLHAVLHTATTFSVPLCQGNAVDQFFCEIPQILKLSCSDAYLRDVGALVFSVSLVFGCFVFIVLSYVQIFRAVLRMPSEQGRHKAFSTCLPHLAVVSLFISTIMFAHLKPPSISSPSLDLLVAVLYVVVPPAVNPLIYSMRNQDLKDTLKKMLLVVIFT